The Rhodothermales bacterium DNA window ATCTTCAACGGGATCGTCGGCTGGGGCGCGGGCTTCTTCGGGCTCGACATCACCCTCGAAGGCATCCTCGGCTTCGTGCTCGCGCCCGTCGCGTGGCTCGTCGGCGTGCCGATGGCGGACATCACGGCGTTCGGCGGGCTCCTCGGGACGAAGGTGATCGCGAACGAGTTCGTCGCCTACAGCCAGCTCGCCGACGCGATCGCCGCGGGCCAGCTCCTGCCGAAGACGGTCGTGATGGCGACGTTCGCGCTGTGCGGCTTCGCCAACCTCTCGTCGATCGGGATCCAGATCGGCGGGATCGGGCCGCTCGCGCCGGAGCGGACGGGCGAGATCGCGAGCCTCGGCCTCCGCGCCGTGCTCGCCGGCACCCTCGCCAACCTCATGACCGCCACGATCGCCGGGGTCCTCCTCGGCTGACCGCGATGGACGATCCCGCGATGGAAACGCCCGACTGGCACGTCCCCGTCCGCGACGGGCTGCGCTTCCTGCCTGGCCCCGGCGGCGAGCGCTTCGCCGCCGTCTTCGCCCACGGCTCGCTCGACGTCGAGGTCTACGCCCCGCGCGGCCATGACCCGCAGACGCCCCACGCCCGCGACGAGGTCTACGTCGTCGCCTCGGGCACCGGCACGTTCGTCCGCGACGGCGAGCGCGTCGCGTTCGGCCCCGGCGACTTCCTCTTCGTCCCGGCCGGCGTGCCCCACCGCTTCGAAGACTTCTCCGACGACTTCGTGACGTGGGTGCTGTTCTACGGCCCCGAAGGCGGCGAAGCCGATGAGTCGGCCCTGTAGGCGGCGACCGCACCGCCGCGTGCATCCCCCGGCGCGCTGAGGCGTTAGAGCCTTTCTTGCTCGACTTCCCCTCTCTCATCGTTGCCCATGACTGAATCGGAAAAGCGCGCGCTGATCGACCGCTACATCGCGGCCTACAACGCCTTCGACGTAGCGGGGATGATGGCGACCGTCCACCCCGCTGTCGAGTTCGAGAACGTGTCGGACGGCGTCGTCGATGCCGGTGAGGTCGGCGCGTTCCGTGCGATGGCCGAGTCCGCGACTGCGCTCTTCGCCTCGCGCCGTCAGACCGTCACGGCCTTCGACCCGAGCGGGGCCGGAGCCTCGGTGGAGGTGGACTACGAGGGCGCGCTCGCCGCCGACCTCCCGAATGGGATGGCCGCGGGGGACACCTTGCGATTAGCGGGACGGTCGGAGTTCGAGTTTGCGGACGGACGGATCGTCCGGATCAGGGACCTCAGCTAGCGTAGCCCACGACCGGGGCCTCTCATTCCCGTGCCTACCTTGCCTCTGGATACGCCGAACGTCCTCTCCATGACCCCGTCCGACCGCCCCGATCCCGCGCCCCGCCGCTCGCGCCTTTCGCGCTGGCGCTCCCGCCTCGAAACGCTCGCGGCCGAGCGCCCCGTCTTCCTCGCCTTCTGCGTCTTCCTCGGCGCCGCGCTCGTCGTCGTCCCGCTCTCGCTCCCGTTCTACCTCTCCGACACGTCGAACTTCCTGGAGAACATCGCGGCCGAGGCGCACGGGATGGTGTTCGACCTGCTCGTGATCGGCTGGTTCATGCTGTGGCTCAACCGGCTCGCCGAACGCCGCCTCCGAACGAACCGCTACCGCGAGGAGATCGACGACTACCTCGGCTGGCACTCGCCCGAGGCCACGCACCGTATCGCCGGCAACGTCCGGCGCCTCAACCGCAACGGCATCCGCAAGGGGCTCAAGCTGACCGAGGCGTACCTCAAAGGGGCGAACCTCGCCGGTGCCCACCTCGAACACGCGGACCTCTGGGGCGCCAACCTCCATTCGGCCGGCCTCCACGGCGCGCTCCTCAGCCACGCCAACCTCGCCGGGGCCAACCTCCAGAGCGCCGACCTCGAACGCGCCATCCTCACCGGCGCCGACCTCCGCGGCGCGAACCTCACCGAGGCCGACCTCGAACGGGCCTTCCTCGAAGACGCCGACCTCCGCGGCGCCATCTTCACCGGCGCCGACCTCCAGTTCGCCTCGCTCCCGAACGCCCTCCTCACGCGCGCCCGGTTCGTCGGCGCGAACCTCCGCGGCGCCCACCTCGAAGGGGCCGACCTCGAAGGGGCCGACTTCGGCGGCGCTACGCTCCACGGCGCCAGCCTCGACGGCGCCCGCCTCGACGGCGCCTCCTTCGCCGACGCCGACCTCGAACGTGCCGACCTCACCGGCATCGTCGTCTCCGACGCCGCCGCGCTCGCCACGCTCTTCGAGGGCGTCCGCTCGATCCGCGGCGTCAAGCTCAGCACGGAGACCGAGGCGACGCTCCGCGAGGTGGCCCCGCACCTCTTCCGCCAGCCGGCACGGGTGTAGCGTACGTGATGCGTGAGACGTGATGCGGTGGGGACTCCGGCCGTCGCGTTGGAAGCAGCGCTTACGCATACGTATCAC harbors:
- a CDS encoding cupin domain-containing protein; amino-acid sequence: MDDPAMETPDWHVPVRDGLRFLPGPGGERFAAVFAHGSLDVEVYAPRGHDPQTPHARDEVYVVASGTGTFVRDGERVAFGPGDFLFVPAGVPHRFEDFSDDFVTWVLFYGPEGGEADESAL
- a CDS encoding nuclear transport factor 2 family protein, whose product is MTESEKRALIDRYIAAYNAFDVAGMMATVHPAVEFENVSDGVVDAGEVGAFRAMAESATALFASRRQTVTAFDPSGAGASVEVDYEGALAADLPNGMAAGDTLRLAGRSEFEFADGRIVRIRDLS
- a CDS encoding pentapeptide repeat-containing protein: MTPSDRPDPAPRRSRLSRWRSRLETLAAERPVFLAFCVFLGAALVVVPLSLPFYLSDTSNFLENIAAEAHGMVFDLLVIGWFMLWLNRLAERRLRTNRYREEIDDYLGWHSPEATHRIAGNVRRLNRNGIRKGLKLTEAYLKGANLAGAHLEHADLWGANLHSAGLHGALLSHANLAGANLQSADLERAILTGADLRGANLTEADLERAFLEDADLRGAIFTGADLQFASLPNALLTRARFVGANLRGAHLEGADLEGADFGGATLHGASLDGARLDGASFADADLERADLTGIVVSDAAALATLFEGVRSIRGVKLSTETEATLREVAPHLFRQPARV